The following DNA comes from Erigeron canadensis isolate Cc75 chromosome 3, C_canadensis_v1, whole genome shotgun sequence.
tgaaatgttcaaaaagtaaGTCTCCTTACCCTTttcttcatatttattttaattttatttaattttaatttccgTTAGGCTTAATTGATTATTGATcttattatttgattgattgtatAAGATGCAAATTTCTTCATTTATctgaatctatatatatatatatatatactgtatatgtaTTTCATCTAAAGTAACTTGCTTTTTTaacaaatatgtttgtttattcgTTATATAAGCCCATTTGAGCTCAGTTATCGGGTATTCGAGATTTGTAAGTAATGACCATAGAAAGAAATGTTACTAAAAAGTAGTCGAAAATCGAAATTAGGTCATTTAAGAGGTCGTCTCGGCTTGACGGGACTGTGTTGTTACAAACTAATATAATGTGGGTTTATGTTCGAGAGTCGGAAAAAGTTTTTTAATCTTTGTATCGTTTTGCGTTGTTGTTACCCTTAGGTTTACCTCGGAAGATGTATCCGGGCAAAATCAAGTTAAAGCTTCTGTGCAAAGAAGAATTCGACAAAGTATTGCTGATGAGGTTCTTGGAAGCAATTTCGTTTTGttcttttataaagtttttgtaTCTATGCTTACTTGAACTGACATTGGTTGCCCGTGACTTGTGCAGTATCCAGGACTAGAACTAGTTTTGGACGATTTGCTTCCGAAGAAATCACCTCTCATTGTTGTTAAATGGTTATTCCTTTTCTACTGTATTAATTTGCTTCTTGATATGCACCTGTTTAATGGCAGTCTTATGGTCTTTAAATAGTCTTTAACGCTCCTTTTTGTTCTGATTGGATGTTGTTAGTCAAAATCATCTGAATCTGGTTGTCGTGAACAACGTGCCGCTGTTTTTTAACATACGTGATGGCCCATATATGCCTACTCTACGACTCCTTCATCAGTGTGAGTACATAATGGTTTTCTAATatatacttttactttttatcttgTACCTTTCGTcatgtatgtgtgttttttattCTGTTTTCACTTAGTTTGTAGTGTAATATCGTGTGTTTGTGTTATCAGAAGTGTGCATAAACATGTATTGTATTTAAGAAACATATTCAAGAGGAATGCACATAATTGGAATAGGCAGTTACAGAAATTCAATATTGATCATTATAGTTCTCTTGTTTACATATAAAGAACTTAGTGGTGTTAAATAATTAGTGGATTGAGATGCCAAATGGTCTTCATCTCTTTTGTTTACATTCTCGTTGCTTTGACGTTGATCCTTATGCAACAACTATCTATAGGTTTCCTTTGGTAGAGTCTTCAAAGCTCTTGCTTGTGCATCTTTCATCTAGGTTTCAATATGAATATCGGTTTACTTTATATCAGTCTAAGATtctgatatgatcccacatcggccaagtatgggattggctggtggtttataagcctaggtgtcccttcctcctttgagctagcttttgggagtaagttctacacctagcttgtggcatgatacgagcctataatgggatgggttcgtatcagaTTCTTCCTTTGGCTTTATAAGAGTTCGCAgaaacttcttttctttttattttctctctGTTTGTTAAACACAGTATTTGGTTTGGCATCTTGTATTTTGGGGTCCTTAATTGCAGTTCTGTCAAATATAGTCGGTGAATGataaagttttacataattccaTTTGTATTATAGGAACCacaattatttatatcttttcttAGTAGGAAGTTACTCATTTCATCTCACTTGTCATGTTTACCAAATTACTATGATGTCTATGTACATTTTGCGCATTATCTTAGGAAGACATGTTGATGTGGCCTTGTGATCCCCACACACTGTAGGCAGTTTTTGGTGGTCCTGGTACTTAGCTTACCAAATTTTTGCCACATGGATGGGTATGCAAACTGTGAAATATAAGGTCAAGTCTGATATATCAACCGTCTAGTCATTATCCTTGTACGAGACAACAGAATTATTACATGTCATATAACCATGAAATAGCACAAGTTTGTGAATTGATTGAGGTGTAGAGTTCACTTTCCACTAGCAATTGAGATACAATACTGAGTTTAGTTCATGTTTCATAGCAAGTCTACATTAGTTTGAGTTACAAGGAACGTAATTAGAAGTTGAACTAATTCTTCTGATAACTTCCCACCAACTCATAGCCTACTGACAGTCTGAGACCAACTAATGGTGCACAATAGACcgttcatttttttaatttacaaaaaaacTAGTAGGCTACCACAGAAACCTAAGATCATCTAGCAAGACTCATagctttcaaaaaaataaagtagCACGCTTCTAAGCATATTGTGTATAACTAGAAGATGATTAGAAAAAAATTACTACAGACATGATAAGTCAttaagggtgtgtttggtttATAGGCATGGGATTATGGGAATGAAGAAATATCTTTCATTCCAATTGAAAGTGTTTGGTTGATAGTCTTGGATTACAAATAATATCAAACCCATTAAAATAGCCATAATTTAAACCCACCTGGGTGGTGGGTTTCAAAATCTATTCCCATTTAAACTCAAACCCATAATAATTCCATATTTACAATCAAATACCTACTAAGTTTTTTCTGCCTGTAACCATAGAAATTTTAGATGTACTTGTGGAACAAACAGacttattattaaatatttaaattacaaCTACGTCATCAATGACTAAAACAGTTAGTTTACGTGTAGTAGGCTAGTAGGATGTGAGAAGTTTAATTATGGTTAAAACAACTGATGTGCTTTGAATAGCTGCACTTGATTTCAGTAACTTATTTTTGTTTACAAGATTTCAAGTATTatcttattacttataattaatATAGTCTGCTCATGAAGCTTCAGCTTTTATTGTCAGTTTTACCTTTATTCACCCAAGCTATAGAGTTCCTTATTCTTTTTCCTAGTAAGGTGTACTACAATAATTGATTATTTCACAACTAGAACTAGTGATCATATGATCTCAAAGGGATAACATATGGACTGTTTTTCTCCTTCCCAAAATGAGATAATTTCCTACTTCAGACTAATTGGTGACATGACATGTTTCATATTGAAACGTCTAAACCACCATCTAGTAGCTCGCAGAAAATAATTGTTGATCAACTTAGTTGCATGGTGGgatgttattttttgtatttgctGTTTTTACTATCTTGAATAATTAATTGGTAGGTGATGGAAGATCTTTTATGTGTGATTACATTAATACTGGCTTTTAGATCATGGCAATTAACACTCAACCTTGCTTGAAATACTATATCATCAACGCAACATGATAAACATCCATCGTCATATTACTTCAATTTTGTCCACTTAATCTCATAATAAatctaattttgattttttttatttgcataCAGATCCAACCATAATGAAGAAACTACAAGTAGATAGGGGTGCAATAAAATTTGTCCTTGCTGGTGCAAATATCATGTGTCCTGGTCTTACATCACCTGGAGGCATCTTAGATGAGGAAGTCGGTGCAGAAACTCCAGTGGTATGTGAATTAGAATCCTATTACAGTTGTTGCTCCATCTACCAAaatgttaaactttttttagtaactgttattttttctaatttctgaatttaatttttttaattagttttaattcTAAAGGTTTTGTTGTTCATCTACTGTGTCAGGCAATAATGGCTGAGGGAAAGGAACATGCTCTTGCCATTGGCTTTACGAAAATGTCAGCAAAAgatatgtaagtatatatttttgtctAGTCAAATGTTAAGCATCCTTTTGGTTGAAAATTCATATGACTTGCAAAACTATTGAGCTGGTTTTTGTCTTTATATGACATGAAGGGCCCTTATGGTCTATTTCAATCAAAGAATGCTAGCTAATTGGGATCATTTTATATTGAGTCATATGTATCACACTGATCTTGAAAAGTAACTCTAATCTTAGCAAGGTTACTTAATCTTGAATCTCCAACGATTGAGAAACTGTGTAAACCATCAACTTAGTACTAGTTTATGTAGGATGAAAGCCTGGTAAATGAACTTTTGGAATTGAGAAGAAATGAACTAGGCTGCCGAAGAAGTCCTTGAGTCTTATGAAGCAGACAATCTGTATAATACTACGTATTGTTTAATAAGCATGGTAGAGAAATATTCTTCATGAAAAGCACAATAGCCTTGGCTTGTAACCCTATATGAAGCCAATTTTTAGTCTACAGTTATAAACAAGAAATGCGACAAAAGTTTAAACAACTACCAGTTTCTTTAAACTCAATAAAGTCTAGACAGTTTGGGTTTAAAATTTGTTCAGTCTCATACCGGACCTTATACTGAGTACAAACTTAGGGTTTTCATGatatgaataatatatataatgacgTTGTTTTAAGTTTGATAAATAgaagttattataaaaaacCTGGTTATGTACAGGATTGGAACAGACGTATTTATGTTCCGTAACGGGCGGGACCAAACTTATATACCAAATTGTGAACCAAATCGTGAAGCAGCCTTTTGAGTTAGTCAAAACCCAGAACAAAATTAAACATCTTCAGTACTGGCATTGTAGGTCCAATTCCATCTGATTCTTTTGTGTGATTGGTCTGTATTCTGTTGATACCCTTAGTAGTTACGATACACTTGTTAACCAACACAGACGAACGTAAATGAACACAACCAAACTGCAAGTTAAGTagttaactaatatataaccaCTAACTAGAATCTTTACGTTGTAAATTGAACTTTACAGAGTATCCAAATTCCTAGGaaattttataacaattaaACAGTGCAAAAAAGAAAGTAGATGTCGTTTGGTTAAATGAACAAACATGAATCTTGCTCTCATTCGTTCATTTatgtgttcatgttcgttcgtttaagaGTTGTTCATGAACGGTTTGTCGGACGTTCTCTGTCATCTACTGAAATGCATGTTAGCTTTCAAATCTTCACTTAAATCCTAAATATATGGGACGAGAAAGGAATAAAAGAATGTGGAGACAAGTTGTTAGTTTCTCCCCTAGATCAAGTTCAGCTGTCTTTAACTCTTTATATACCTTTATGAACAATGTATTATCCCTATATGTAGTAATATTAGCTGACAGAAATACTTGAAAGCAATAGTTTTCTAAGTTTATGTCTGTACACAGTATATCGTAATCGCTGATATGCATTTGATATTTGCAATTTGTGACATCTATCTATCTTGATATTGCATATCATATTAAAGAATCATATAACTAAAATGTAACGGAAGTATGGGGGACATGAATCACATGACTACCAGGATTGAAGGGTAAGGGTTTTACTAACGATAGCCCTAATGACTATGGTGTAAAAATTTAATAAGTAATAAACAATATCTATCCATATAACCATAACTTATTTGACATAAAACTCTGTAAATACTGTTAATAGGTTATAACTCCTGTCCTCCTACAATTTGAAAGTTTTTTGCTATCTCGAATGAATAAATGCCTTTCTCGATCCCATTTAAGATGTGTACATATTCATTTGCTGTTTTGTATTTTCTTACTTTTGCAGAAAGGCAATTAACAAGGGCATTGGTGTGGATAATATGCATTATCTTAATGATGGCCTCTGGAAGGTAATGCCATGTATCTTTTCATATCTGGACATCTTCTCTTATAGAATGCATGTCTGTAGAGAGAAGTTACCCCTTGAGCTAACAAATACTTGATCCTCTTATTCCATTTCCCCAAAATTACCAAGTGAAAAGTTGGACTTAAATGAAGCTTTTGACTTGTATCATAATCAGTTCACTAAGCGACTTTAGGTTAAAAAGTTGTAGTTAACGAGCCCGAATGTATTTATTTCTTATTCAAAAGGTTACTCCGACACTAATATATGTAGTTCTGGTTGACAAGACGAAATTGCAACGAATATGATCTAATAAAAGTATACGTTCTGTGTGCAGATGGAGCGTCTTGATTGAGCTCGAGCTGGAGCATCTGATGTGAAACAGTATTTCAACATTAAGACAAGCTGCATTCCTTGTCGCAAATACACCATGTCCTTTGATATCCTTTTGGGATTTTTTACTCCTTTCATGTAAGTTTATAGCAAAGCCTAAAAGAGGGTTGCCCGTATACGATTTGGTTTTTGAATTGCATGATTGTTTCTAATTCTCCCCTTTGTTATTGTGTGACATTGTGTCTCACTACGGCAAATTGCAACTGAGCCCTTCAAGCCTTTGGTATTGGGTTATAGATCATTTGGTAGTTATTTGATTTGTCTGGTAGTATAAGCATATAATTTTGCAACTTTGATTttgtatctagagttcaaatgTTACAAATGGTATGATAGTAATCCTTGGATGCCTAATGTCCTGTAACGAGATGGTTAGCCGTGCTTTGCTGCTTGTATTGAAACATTGGGTTTTCATTCAC
Coding sequences within:
- the LOC122593266 gene encoding malignant T-cell-amplified sequence 1-A, with amino-acid sequence MFKKFTSEDVSGQNQVKASVQRRIRQSIADEYPGLELVLDDLLPKKSPLIVVKCQNHLNLVVVNNVPLFFNIRDGPYMPTLRLLHQYPTIMKKLQVDRGAIKFVLAGANIMCPGLTSPGGILDEEVGAETPVAIMAEGKEHALAIGFTKMSAKDIKAINKGIGVDNMHYLNDGLWKMERLD